CTATGTGCGGCGCATCGAGGAGCTGCTGGAGGTGCCCATCTATCTGGTATCGGTGGGGCCGGAGCGGGAGCAGGCTATCGTCCTCGGCGACATCTGGTGAGGGCCATGAGGGACGATGTCTTGCTCTGGCTGCATGTGGTGGCCGCCACGGCCTTCGTGGGCCCCCAGATCTTCTTGACCCTGGTGGTGCCTGGGCTCCGCCTTTTGCCCCCTGAGGGGCGGGTGCTGGCCCTTCGTGTCCTCACCTCCCGCTTCGGCTGGCTGGGGTGGGGGGCGGTGGTGGTGCTAGTGCTCACGGGCATCGAGAACCTGCGGCATGCTGCCTCAGAGGGGGTCCTCATCTTCGACCCTGAGTTCCGGTACCTTTGGATATTCGTGGCCAAGATGGCCCTCTTGGCGGTGGCCCTGGCAGCGGTGGCCGTCCATTCCTTCCTGGTAGGGCCACGGCAGCTGAGGCTGATGGAGGCCGCTCTGAGGGGTGCCGACCCTCTGGAGGAGAGGAGGGTGAGGCGGGCCACGGTGCTCCTAGGGATGGTGGGCCTGCTGGCCTCTTTGGGCATCCTCTTGGCTGCTGTTCTTCTCCATGACTACTCCTTCTCCAACCGCCCCCTTTAGGGCCATGGAGCAGGAGAGACACCCTTTCTCCGCCAGGCTACAGGAGCTGATGGCCGATGTCTTGGCTGGGCGGGCCCCCAACGTTGGGCGGTTTTGCGGGGCCTGTTTCCACCCCCTGAGGCCCCAGCAGAGGTCCTGTCCCCACTGCGGCGCCAGCACCGATCAGGTGGCCCCTGTGGAGCATATCCCCTGGGAGGTCATATCCATGTTCCAGGCGCAGCGGCTGCGGGAGGCCCTGGCGGTGCGTGGCCTGGCCTATGGGGGGCTGGTGGCCGGGGTGGTGCTGGCCCTGCTGCCTATTGTCCTCTGGGATGTGCGCTGGTGGACGGTGCTGCTGCTGTTCACCATCCTGGGTGTGGCCTATGTAGGGGCTGCCAACCTGGCCAATACCCTGGGCGACGCCCTCGGCTACAGGTGGGG
The genomic region above belongs to Dehalococcoidia bacterium and contains:
- a CDS encoding CopD family protein; the encoded protein is MRDDVLLWLHVVAATAFVGPQIFLTLVVPGLRLLPPEGRVLALRVLTSRFGWLGWGAVVVLVLTGIENLRHAASEGVLIFDPEFRYLWIFVAKMALLAVALAAVAVHSFLVGPRQLRLMEAALRGADPLEERRVRRATVLLGMVGLLASLGILLAAVLLHDYSFSNRPL
- a CDS encoding zinc ribbon domain-containing protein, with the translated sequence MEQERHPFSARLQELMADVLAGRAPNVGRFCGACFHPLRPQQRSCPHCGASTDQVAPVEHIPWEVISMFQAQRLREALAVRGLAYGGLVAGVVLALLPIVLWDVRWWTVLLLFTILGVAYVGAANLANTLGDALGYRWGQAVLRRRWERFTARRQ